From Lysobacter auxotrophicus, the proteins below share one genomic window:
- a CDS encoding GNAT family N-acetyltransferase, whose product MSFTIRPATAVDHTRILALNLESEEMLSPMDAARLQELDAMAAYHRVACEGDEVVAFLLAFREGVAYDSPNYVWFAQRYPHFLYVDRIVVAGTHQGRKLGPLLYRDLFEFARASSVDTVTCEFYTVPPNEASRRFHAAFGFAEVGSQWVAEGRKQVSLQIARA is encoded by the coding sequence ATGAGCTTCACGATCCGCCCTGCGACCGCGGTCGATCACACGCGCATCCTTGCGCTGAATCTCGAGTCCGAGGAGATGCTCAGCCCGATGGATGCGGCGCGGCTGCAGGAACTCGACGCGATGGCCGCTTATCACCGTGTCGCCTGCGAGGGCGACGAGGTCGTCGCGTTCCTGCTCGCCTTCCGCGAAGGCGTCGCGTACGACAGCCCCAACTACGTCTGGTTCGCGCAGCGGTATCCGCACTTCCTCTATGTCGACCGGATCGTCGTGGCCGGCACGCACCAGGGTCGCAAGCTCGGGCCGCTGCTGTATCGCGACCTGTTCGAGTTCGCGCGCGCCTCCAGCGTGGACACCGTGACATGCGAGTTCTACACAGTCCCGCCGAACGAAGCCTCGCGCCGTTTCCACGCGGCATTCGGCTTTGCGGAAGTCGGTTCGCAATGGGTGGCCGAGGGACGCAAGCAGGTGTCGTTGCAGATCGCGCGCGCGTGA
- the gloA2 gene encoding SMU1112c/YaeR family gloxylase I-like metalloprotein, translating to MNLTRIHHVAIIASDYARSKDFYTRVLGLRVVAEAYREARDSWKLDLALPDGTQIELFSFPSPPPRTSRPEACGLRHLAFEVADVAASAAELESHGVAVEPVRVDEYTGRRFTFFADPDDLPIELYEAGA from the coding sequence ATGAACCTCACGCGCATCCACCACGTCGCGATCATCGCCTCCGACTACGCGCGGTCGAAGGATTTCTACACGCGCGTGCTCGGCCTGCGCGTCGTCGCCGAGGCGTATCGCGAGGCGCGCGATTCCTGGAAGCTCGATCTCGCGCTCCCGGACGGCACGCAGATCGAACTGTTCTCGTTCCCCTCGCCGCCACCGCGTACGTCGCGGCCGGAAGCCTGCGGCCTGCGGCATCTCGCCTTCGAAGTCGCCGACGTCGCGGCGAGCGCGGCGGAACTGGAATCGCACGGCGTGGCGGTCGAACCGGTCCGCGTCGACGAATACACCGGCCGGCGCTTCACCTTCTTCGCCGATCCGGACGACCTGCCGATCGAGCTGTACGAGGCCGGCGCATGA